Below is a window of Streptomyces genisteinicus DNA.
CCTCTCCGTCGAATCCGGCGTCCCGCGCCTGCCGCTCGAAGACGTCGGCCGCGTCGGTGTAGCGCTGCGAGAAGTGGGTGAGGACCAGATGGCGCACACCGCCCTCCCGGGCGACCCGGCCGGCCTGCCCCGCCGTCAGGTGGCCGTGCTCGGTGGCGAGCCGGACGTCCTCGTCGAGGAAGGTCGACTCGATCACCAGCATGTCGCACCCCTCGGCGAGGGCGTGGACCCCGTCGCAGAGCCGGGTGTCCATGACGAACGCGAACCGCTGCCCGCGCCGCACATCGCTGACGTCGTCGAGCGTGACCCCGCCCAGCGCGCCGTCCCGCTGGAGCCGGCCGACGTCCGGACCGGCGATGCCGTGCGCGGCCAGCTTCGCCGGGACCATCCGGCGGCCGTCCGGCTCGACGAGGCGGTAGCCGTACGACTCGACGGGGTGCGACAGCCGGTGGGCGTCCAGACGGTAGGGCCCCTCGGTGACCAGCGGGCCGTCGGCCGCGACCGGCCGCTCGGCCAGCTCCACCGTCTCCCGGTACGCGGTGGCGTACCGGAGCCGCTCGAAGAAGTGCCGCCCGCTCGCCGGGTAGTGGGCGGTGACCGGGTGCGGCACCTGGTCGAGGTTGATCCGCTGGATCACCCCGGCCAGGCCGAGCGAGTGGTCACCGTGGAAGTGGGTGACGCAGATCCGGTCGATGTCGTGCGCGGACACGCCGGCGCGCAGCATCTGCCGCTGGGTGCCCTCGCCCGGGTCGAAGAGGATGCCCTCGCCGTCCCAGCGCAGCAGGTAGCCGTTGTGGTTCCGGTGCCGGGTCGGCACCTGGCTGGCGGTGCCGAGCACCACCAGTTCGCGTACGGACACGAGGTGCCGTCCCTGCTACCCGGGAGGCCACTGGAGGCCGCGGCCCCCCAGCACGTGCGCGTGGGCGTGGAAGACGGTCTGGCCGGCGCCGGAGCCGGTGTTGAAGACGATGCGGTACCCGGCCTCGGCCTTCTCGTCCTCCGCGACCTGTCCGGCCTCCCGCAGCACGTCGGCCGCGAGCTCGGGCGCCGCGGCGGCGAGCGAGGCGGCGTCCGCGTAGTGCGCCCTGGGGATGACCAGGACGTGCGTGGGGGCCTGCGGGTTGATGTCGCGGAAGGCGACGGTGGTGTCCGTCTCCCGCACGATCGTGGCGGGCACGTCGCCGGCGGCGATCTTGCAGAACAGGCAGTCGGCCTGCGGTTCTCCGGCCATGCGGAGGGCCTCCTCGCGGTGCGATCACGTGTGCCGTCATGCTAGCGGGCCGCCCGTGCCCCCTCGGCCGCACGGTCCGTACCGGGGCGGGGCGCGTGCCTGCCCGTGCAGGGCGGGGCGCATGCCTGCCCTTGCCCGTGGCGGGGCGGGGCGTACGCGTCCACGGGGACCCGCCGCCCCGCCCGACGAGGCGTCAGGGACGCTCGGGCGGCGTCTTCGCCGGGTGTTCGGCGAGGGCCGCCAGGGCCATCCGGACCGCCTCGTCCAGCTGCGGGTCGCGGCCCTGGGCGTGGTCGCCGGGCGTCATCACCACCTCCACGTCCGGGTCGACGCCCCGGTTCTCCACGTCCCAGCCGTAACCCTCCAGCCAGAAGGCGTACTTGGGCTGGGTCACCAGGGTCCCGTCGACCAGGGAGTAGCGGCTGTCGATGCCGACGACGCCGCCCCAGGTGCGGGTGCCCACGACCGGGCCGATCCCGAGCGCCTTGATCGCGGCGTTCACGATGTCGCCGTCCGAGCCGGAGAACTCGTTCGCCACCGCGACCACCGGCCCGCGGGGCGCGTCGAACGGGTAGCTGAAGGCGCGCCGCCCGCGCGGCAGGTCCCAGCCCACGATCCGGCGGGCCAGCTTCTCGATGACGAGCTGGGAGGTGTGTCCGCCGCGGTTCTCCCGCACGTCCACGACCAGGCCCTCGCGCGCCACCTCGACCCGCAGGTCCCGGTGGATCTGCGCCCAGCCCGGCGCCTGCATGTCCGGGACGTGGAGGTAGCCGAGGCGGCCGCCGGAGCGCTCGTGGACGTAGGCACGCCGGTCGGCGACCCAGGCGTGGTAGCGCAGCGGCTCCTCGTCGTCGACGGGGACGACGACCGCGTGCCGCGGTTCGCCGCCGCCCGCCGGGGAGACGGTCAGTTCCACCGGGGTCCCCGCGGCCCCGACGAGCAGCGGCCACGGGCCCCTGACCGGGTCCACCGGGCGGCCGTCGACCGCGAGCAGGGCGTCTCCGGCGCGCAGCGCGACGCCGGGTGCGGCGAGCGGCGAGCGGGCGAGCGGGTCGGAGGTCTCCGACGGCAGGATGCGGTCGATGCGCCAGGAACCGTCCTCGGCACGCGAGAGGTCCGCGCCGAGGAGCCCCTGCCGGGTGGCCCGCCTGCCGCGCCCGCCGCGCGGCATCACGTACGCGTGGGAGGTGCCGAGTTCGCCCTGCACCTCCCAGAGCAGGTCGACGAGGTCGTCGTGGGTGGCGACCCGCTCCAGCACCGGCCGGTAGCGGGCGAGGACGCCGTCCCAGTCGACGCCGCCGAGGTCCTCGCGCCAGAAGTGGTCGCGCATCAGACGGCCGGCCTCGTCGTACATCTGCCGCCACTCGGCGGCCGGTTCGACCGTGCGGCGCACCCGGCGCAGGTCGACGGTGATGTTGCTGTCGCTGTCCTCGTCGCGGGAGGCCCGCCGGTCGCTGGGGACGACCTTGAGCTTCCCGTCGGTGTACAGCAGCAGGCGCTTGCCGTCACCGCTGACGCGGAAGAACGAGACGTCCTCGGCCAGTTCCTCGGCGTGCCGGCCGCCCAGCTCGAAGCGTTCCAGCACGGTCTTGGGGCCCGGGTCGTCGGGGGTGGCCCTGGTGGATCCGAGGACGCCGCTCAACGGGTGGTGCAGCCACAGGAG
It encodes the following:
- a CDS encoding ribonuclease Z, whose protein sequence is MSVRELVVLGTASQVPTRHRNHNGYLLRWDGEGILFDPGEGTQRQMLRAGVSAHDIDRICVTHFHGDHSLGLAGVIQRINLDQVPHPVTAHYPASGRHFFERLRYATAYRETVELAERPVAADGPLVTEGPYRLDAHRLSHPVESYGYRLVEPDGRRMVPAKLAAHGIAGPDVGRLQRDGALGGVTLDDVSDVRRGQRFAFVMDTRLCDGVHALAEGCDMLVIESTFLDEDVRLATEHGHLTAGQAGRVAREGGVRHLVLTHFSQRYTDAADVFERQARDAGFDGEVTVAQDLWRIPVPKRA
- a CDS encoding histidine triad nucleotide-binding protein; this translates as MAGEPQADCLFCKIAAGDVPATIVRETDTTVAFRDINPQAPTHVLVIPRAHYADAASLAAAAPELAADVLREAGQVAEDEKAEAGYRIVFNTGSGAGQTVFHAHAHVLGGRGLQWPPG